In one window of Paracoccus saliphilus DNA:
- a CDS encoding sugar ABC transporter ATP-binding protein codes for MSPEAPIPDARPDLQEVVLAARNVAKSYGNVHALKGVNFDIHRGQVTTLFGENGAGKSTLMKVLSGVIQPTSGEIILDGQPVTFGNAAGARDLGISIIHQELSLAPNMTVRDNIFMGREIRTTTGVDFSEEERQTRKLMEELEEDIDPLTPVEELRLGQQQIVEIARALSVNSRILIMDEPTSALSASEVEVLFKVIRDLTAKGVSIVYISHHLEEALTITDHAVVLRDGNMTAYAPRAEIDLEWIVRNMVGENYDLGSPPEGYDKGEVALSIRNLSVPDASGVDLVDGMSLDVRAGEIVCIYGLMGAGRTELLEAVAGRLKATSGEIVLEGREVSHLSIGERIARGLALVPEDRQRDGLVQTMSVGQNLSLASIRSFTRGLFTQTRAEKALIGDSIREVTVKTDGPDASIGSLSGGNQQKVVIGKILATKPRVIMLDEPSRGIDIGAKAEVFRLLAEGAKQGLAVLYSTSEVGECLSVAHRIIVMHKGHVSAEFDSTVTKEEIMAASGESVAA; via the coding sequence ATGAGCCCCGAAGCCCCCATCCCCGACGCGCGCCCCGACCTGCAGGAGGTCGTGCTTGCCGCCCGCAATGTCGCCAAGTCCTATGGCAATGTCCACGCGCTGAAAGGTGTGAACTTCGACATCCATCGCGGCCAGGTCACCACGCTGTTCGGTGAAAACGGTGCCGGTAAATCGACGCTGATGAAGGTCCTTTCAGGTGTGATCCAGCCGACTTCCGGCGAAATCATCCTTGATGGCCAGCCCGTAACTTTCGGCAATGCAGCCGGTGCCCGCGACCTCGGCATCTCGATCATCCACCAGGAACTGTCGCTGGCTCCGAACATGACGGTGCGCGACAATATCTTCATGGGGCGCGAGATCAGAACCACCACCGGCGTCGATTTCTCCGAGGAAGAACGGCAGACCCGAAAGCTGATGGAAGAGCTTGAAGAGGATATCGACCCGCTGACTCCGGTTGAGGAACTGCGCCTCGGTCAGCAGCAGATCGTCGAGATCGCCCGCGCCCTGTCGGTCAATAGCCGCATCCTGATCATGGACGAGCCGACCTCGGCGCTTTCGGCCAGCGAGGTCGAGGTGCTGTTCAAGGTGATCCGCGATCTGACCGCAAAGGGCGTGTCGATCGTCTATATCTCGCATCACCTGGAAGAAGCGCTGACCATCACCGATCACGCGGTGGTACTGCGCGACGGCAACATGACGGCCTATGCGCCGCGCGCCGAGATCGACCTGGAATGGATCGTTCGCAACATGGTGGGCGAGAATTACGATCTGGGTTCCCCGCCAGAAGGCTATGACAAGGGCGAGGTCGCATTGTCGATCCGCAACCTGTCGGTCCCGGACGCTTCTGGTGTCGATCTGGTGGACGGGATGTCCCTGGATGTCCGCGCGGGCGAGATCGTTTGCATCTATGGACTGATGGGGGCGGGGCGGACCGAATTGCTGGAGGCTGTCGCCGGGCGATTGAAGGCCACCAGCGGCGAGATCGTGCTGGAAGGCCGCGAAGTGTCGCATCTGTCCATCGGCGAGCGGATCGCGCGCGGTCTGGCACTGGTGCCCGAGGATCGCCAGCGCGACGGGCTCGTGCAGACCATGAGCGTCGGGCAGAACCTGTCGCTTGCCTCGATCCGCAGCTTCACCCGTGGGCTGTTCACGCAGACCCGCGCCGAGAAGGCGCTGATCGGCGACAGCATCCGCGAGGTGACCGTCAAGACCGATGGCCCTGACGCGTCTATAGGTTCGCTGTCGGGCGGCAACCAGCAGAAGGTGGTGATCGGCAAGATACTGGCCACGAAACCCCGCGTCATCATGCTGGACGAACCGTCGCGTGGCATCGACATCGGTGCCAAGGCCGAGGTGTTCAGACTGCTGGCCGAGGGGGCGAAACAAGGGCTTGCGGTGCTCTACTCGACCTCGGAGGTCGGCGAGTGCCTGTCGGTCGCGCATCGGATCATCGTCATGCACAAGGGCCATGTCTCGGCCGAATTCGATTCCACCGTCACCAAGGAAGAGATCATGGCCGCCTCGGGCGAGTCCGTGGCCGCCTGA
- a CDS encoding ABC transporter permease: MSDTTTNRASDGQAKKLDIARLLLEGRAFFALILIIAVFSLMSPNYFTIGNFLIMSSHVAIYGLLAIGMLLVILSGGIDLSVGSILALAGVSAGAMMQGIELQAMGVIFYPPVWAVVVLTCVLGALVGAVNGVLVSIFKVPAFVATLGVMYVARGIALLMTNGLTYNNLSGRPELGNTGFDWLGFNRIAGIPISVLVLAAMAIIAGLMLSRSSFGRWLYASGGNERAAELSGVPTRRVKITVYTLSGVLSAIAGLVLSSQLTSAGPTAGTTYELTAIAAVVIGGAALTGGRGTVRGTMLGAFVIGFLSDGLVIIGVSSYWQTVFTGAVIVLAVLMNSLQYGRGGRKS, from the coding sequence ATGTCGGATACCACAACGAACCGCGCCTCGGACGGACAGGCGAAGAAACTCGATATCGCCCGCCTGCTGCTGGAGGGGCGGGCCTTCTTCGCGCTGATCCTGATCATCGCGGTGTTTTCGCTGATGTCGCCGAATTACTTCACCATCGGCAACTTCCTGATCATGTCCAGCCATGTGGCGATCTATGGTCTGCTTGCCATCGGCATGCTTCTGGTCATCCTGAGCGGCGGCATCGACCTGTCCGTGGGCTCGATCCTCGCATTGGCGGGCGTCAGCGCCGGCGCGATGATGCAGGGGATCGAGTTGCAGGCTATGGGCGTGATCTTCTATCCGCCGGTCTGGGCCGTCGTCGTGCTGACCTGCGTGCTGGGGGCGCTGGTCGGGGCGGTCAACGGTGTGCTGGTCTCGATCTTCAAGGTCCCGGCCTTCGTCGCCACGCTTGGCGTCATGTATGTGGCCCGCGGCATCGCGCTGCTGATGACCAACGGCCTGACCTATAACAACCTGTCGGGGCGGCCAGAACTGGGTAATACAGGCTTCGACTGGCTCGGCTTCAACCGCATCGCGGGCATCCCGATTTCGGTGCTGGTGCTGGCGGCGATGGCGATCATCGCCGGGTTGATGCTGTCGCGGTCGTCCTTCGGGCGCTGGCTCTATGCCTCGGGCGGCAATGAACGCGCCGCCGAACTGTCGGGCGTGCCGACCCGCCGGGTCAAGATCACCGTCTATACGCTGTCGGGCGTCCTTTCGGCCATTGCCGGGCTGGTCCTGTCCTCGCAACTTACCTCGGCTGGACCCACTGCGGGCACCACCTATGAGCTGACGGCCATAGCCGCCGTGGTGATCGGGGGTGCGGCCCTGACCGGTGGCCGTGGCACCGTGCGCGGCACCATGCTGGGGGCTTTCGTGATCGGTTTCCTGTCGGACGGGCTCGTGATCATCGGCGTGTCCTCCTATTGGCAGACCGTCTTTACCGGCGCCGTGATCGTGCTGGCCGTGCTGATGAACTCGCTGCAATACGGGCGCGGCGGCCGCAAGAGCTGA